In Bos taurus isolate L1 Dominette 01449 registration number 42190680 breed Hereford chromosome 17, ARS-UCD2.0, whole genome shotgun sequence, the genomic window AGGCAGTCTCATTTCTCACCATGACACACCCTGCACCTCTGTCCTTGCCTTCCCCTGAACCCTCCAGTCTCTGAGCCTTTGCTCAGGTCATGCTGCCTGCTGGgaatgccctccccacccccacttccctcTGTTCTCAGCCTTCAAGATCCATCTCTAATGGTACCTGCTCCTTGAACCCTCCCTGCCACCTTCCCCACCTCATCATCATGCAGCCCCTCTCCTTGGACAAGAATCATCAAATGACACCCACAGAGAACACAGCTGGAGTGCTTCCTACATGCCGGGCGCTGTGTTACAGAAACTCTGTCACGGCCTTTTCGGCACCTGGTGCAACCGTTATCATCCCACAGATGAGAAAGTGAAGTCCACGTGCGATGAGCCTTCCGTCAGCAGTTAACTCTCACTAAATCTCACGTGAGTGAGGAGGCTTCAGAGCATTTTCTAAAAGGaggcattgcaggcaggaggatgtgggggcctggggtgggggaacGTGCACGTGCTCAGCCTGGCCCAGCTCGGCCGGGCCCTGGGCTCCCGTGTGGGCTCCAGGTGAGGCTCGTTCCTTCCTCAGCCTCCTCTGGGCCAATTtaaggaggctggggagggggcaatGTCTCCTCATTATGGCTGCCCCCAGGAGGCTTTTGTGGGTTGCTCAGGTCTTGCTTCTCCACAAAGTCTGGGTCCCCCCGCTTCACACACAGTGGGCAGCTTGCAGGCCTCCGTCTTCCTGCTGCTATGCTGCTCGCTGACCACAGCTGAAATGGGGGTGCCCGTTGGCCAAGGCTAAGCAGGGTCTCTTTCTCTCCCCATTTCACCTCCTGGACACTCAGAACAAAGCGCCTGGCCCCTGAGTGAGACTGGGCACCCGGAAGCTGGGAGCTGGAGGGCTCCTGCCCATTGACTGTGGCTGGGCATCGGTGGATGCCAAGGGGCACCTTTTGACTCTTGGCTGCAGCCCTAGGCTAGGCTCTCTGTGCTACCCCAACCCCTCTCCTGGTAGCAAGTCCACGCCTCTGTCCACAGTGGGGTCTGTGAACTGTGGTCGAGGAGCTGGGACAGATGTGGATAATCTGACAACACAGCTCACAGCAGCCTCGGCCCCAAGGGTGGAAAGGGTCCACCCCTTCTTCCTCTGCACCCCTGCTGCAGCCTAGGGGTGGGACCTTTCCCTCAGGGGGCAAGGGTGAGACCCGATGCTGAGCCATCCTCCCCCACCACATCCTTGCCCAACCTGCAGACACTGCCACCATCTTCCAAGAGTATGGATCCATCCATCTCTGCCTACCTCCCCATCCCTTATTTGTAGGGTGGCCAGATAAAATATAGGACACCCAGTTAAATTTTAGTTTCAGATAAATAGCATGTCCCaagtattgctttttttcttcttctaaatcTGACaaccctttcttctcttcctccttcctatccacccctctcccagccccctgCTCGGAGAGTCGGCGGTCTTGTCCTGTTCTGGCAAGTTGCTGCAGTAACGGGAAttggtgggagggtgggaggcagcaggtgggaggagggaggcttTGGCTCCAGTCCTATTTCTGCCACCCATGGGCTGAAGGAAACGAGGCCAGTGCTGTTTTTGGTCTATAAAATGTATCCCTAAGTGCAGATGGAAAGTGCTAGCTGCTGCTGCATGTTAGCTTGAATGGTCTCGGACTCAGGCCTCTTCTGCCCGTGACGGGGCTCACCCCAGCAGGCTGGGCTCTCAGCTTATTCCCAAGGAACGTCAAGTCCTTcgttccccacccacccacccatgtTCTCTGTGGAACTCCTCTCCTCCTGTCAAGAGATGTATCAGGACCTGGGGCTCAAGCCAGCAGCTCCATGTCCCCGGAGCAGAAAGCTCCTGGGGCCGTGGTGTCTCCCCGAGTCACCCAGGGTCGTGGTGGGTAGCAAGAGGCTATGCTTCTCAGCGGCCATGTGAGCAGTGGACTGGATGCTGGGCTCTGAAGCACAAGCCCTGCCTGCTCTGCTGTGAGTTTCCTTGGATGACCTGCTTAATCAGCTTCGGGGGTCTCCATTGTTCCAACTGCTCAATGGGCATAATCCTCTTCTGCCCACAAACTGGGATTGGAGAGGGTGACATTCAAGACATTTCCACTGGACAATCTAAGATATTCCTTCTTCTCTGTAAAAGTAGAGTCTCAGGTGGTGGTATTATGGAGCAATTAAGAGCAATGTCTTtggagttaaaaacaaacaaacacacacctgGGTCTTGGATGCTGTGTGGTGTCGGAAGAgcgacttcacctctctgagtcttaGTATCCTTATGCATGTGTGGCTGTGACATGTAACCCCAGGGCAGGCGTGAGAGTGAAATGAGCTAAACTCACAGAGCACTTGGAACCATCTATGGTACATGGAGAGAACTCACTGAATGacagctgtgattttttttttttttttattgccagGCAGCAGCTAGAGCCAGATGTGACTTCCTTTGCTTTTAGGGAAGTGCCTTTAATTGCTTGAAACATAAGATGTGAGTTCCAAGGGGAGGTGGTAAGGGTGGGAGTGAGAGGTTGGGAAAGCTGTGTGTTTTGAGTCAGACAAAGCCTTCTATAGACAGCTCCTAACTACCCCAGGGGGCAGCCACTGCCAGAAATCTGGGGGCTGGGTCACCTGAGTCTCAGGAGAGACCATCCCCACCACAGCCCCTGTCCGAGGTGCTGAAATCTCCCCTTGTAGAATTCTTTTTATCTTGCACACCCATTTGCTCCCTACCTCCATTCAACTTCACATTAGTTGAGCATTTGCTTATATAAGAGGTAGAAGTAAGAAGAATTTAGATACATCTCTGACCCAAGTTGCTGATAACTCATGGGGAAGAAATTCAAGCACACAAATGCCTCAGGAGAAGTGAGGACAAAGGCCGGGAgattcctttttctatttctcagGTTGCAGGGACATCCATTCTTGTTCCTGCCCTTGCTTCTTCCTCTTCTGCAGCCTCAGCATCCTCCAAAGTGGTGCCTCCCCCACTTTTCCTGATCTGATCACAGCGCCTGAGTTTTCCCCAAGGCAGCCCTTTCTCTTCTGACTAGTGTCAGAGTCAAGAGGACTACTGAGCAATTtttggagggaggtggggagaagaatatagagacagaaagcaaaggGCCAGGGTCTCTGGGAAGTGAGGGAGCCACCTAGACAGGGGTGAGCTCCTTGTCGTATTTCTGCATGCCCTCGTCTGGGAGCAGCACCTCCACTGTGAAGCTGACCTTCTTGGCATGGACAAAGCTATAGGTGTTGTCAAAGCGCAGGACGTCTGGGGAGACAGATGGGAAAATGGGTAGTTGGGCCTGACTCCATGCCTGCACCCTGCCCCAGCCATGGGGGAGAACAGGTTGTGTTCCCACCTGTTGTGTTTGCCAAGCGGGGCCAAACTCCTCCCACTCTTCTTCTCTCCCCCATGGGAACTACCCCTCCTGAGCAGGGCCTGTAAACAGACCCTGATCTCCCCCGGCACATGCCCAGCCTGGCTTTAGTCGCACCAACTGGCAACGAAAACAATGGCCACTGCACCCTGTTGTCTCCACACCTGGACACTCACATGACGGGGTGTCCTCGGGGGGCAGTTGGGAATGTCAGAGGCCTCCCAGCCCCCAGGGATGAAGTGGGGTGCTGGGCTAGGCCTGCACACACCTCCTGCCTCCCCTACTTAAAAACCTCCGTACAAGCACCCTTAGAGGTAGGAGTCGTAACCCCTGCTTCACAGGTGAGCAAACCAAGCCTCCAGGTTGGTGAGACTTTCAGGATTTTTGCCCAGGGTTATGCTGCTACCGCCAGGCTGACCTAGAACCCTGGCGCCACATGCAGCTGTGTGGCTCTGAAGTTGACTTGCTTCTCAGAGCCCTGGTTTCCTCCTGGGGAAAGTCATCTTCCCTGCTGTCCCTTGCCTGTGACCTGCGATGCTCTCAACCCCTTCAAGGCCCGTTTGGCTCCCCGCACACCGCAGGTGCGCTGGAGTGTGGGCCGCATGAGTGACTCTGTGGATGAGCGGCACTGACCCAGGCTGTATgtccctgggggcgggggggggtcaCTGCCTCTCTATTGCTTTCTCTAAACCACGGGACAGGTGGCTCCATCCTTCCAGAGCTGGGGCCCAACCAGGGCAGACTCACAGACGCCGGCTTCCGTGCAGGTGAGGCTCCCGTCCTCGGGCACCATGTGGGCGTTGTAGCGCTGGCTGGCCAGCACCTCCGTCATCTCCGCGGCCCGCTGCCGCTCCCCCATCTTGGTCTTCAGGAAAACCCCGAAGCCAATGTCCCCTCCGTCCGACGCAAACTGCCACCTGTGTTGCGGGGAGGGGAAGGAGCACGGGCTGCTGCTGAGTCTGAGAGACCCCCGAGGGGCGAGGGTCCAGCTGGGGCGTGGGCGGTGGCCTGAGCCTTACCTGAGGACACAGCCTGGGAACAGGATCTCGTACTCCACCTGGTGCGAGGAGCCGCGGCTGATCTGCGCCGAGTGCTCATACTGAGTCTTCACCTGGTCCCGCACGTACATGGACTTGGGGATCTCCCCACCGTAGTTGATCTGCAGACACAGAGCAGGACGGGCTTGCTCCCTGCTCCCAGCCATTGCATCTTTCAGGCTGTGTCTCCTGTTGGAGACGTTTCCCCATCATCTGGAAGTATTCTGCTCATCctgtcctcccccacccctcagcgGGAAGCCTTCTGTGTCCCACCAGCCTCGGTCAGGGCCTCTTCCAGGAACTTTCTCTCTCagctcatccctctgggtcaaaaTTCTCCCATTTCTCATTTGCCTGAACAGCTGCTGAGAGCTCTGTTAGGGCAGGGCTGGGACTAACTCAGTACCTGGCTCACCGGTGTCTCTCCATAGACACTGGtggaatgaatgagtggatgagAAAGAAACCTAGCTTGACGCCTCTACCCTCCCCTGTTCTGGGGCTCTTCATACCTTGGTTAAACATTTGGGGTTCCCATCTGGGTCGGTCAGGGTCCCCCCAAACTGGGCAGGCAGTTGCTCAGGACTGATGAGTTTTAGCAATCCTTCCTTCCAGTTGCCTGTGGGCAGAGAGGTTGAAGGGTGACTGTTGAGCATGGAGGGGTCCCGTCAGTGCCCCCTATTCCTACCAGGAGGGCCTAAGCTTGGCAGGTGGAGGAAGCCCTACAGGAGCTGGGCTGCCAGGGCTGATTTCCCAGTCTTTCAGGCCTTGGGCTGTAGAAGTGTCTTCCTGGCGTTGTGTTGCTATGGTAACATGTTTCCCCTGGCTGATCAGTTTGCCCATTTTTGATGGTCTCCCAGTGATGAGCAGTCAAGATTAGTGTTGTCTACGTGCCTTAGGAGACTTTAAATCCCAACGAGGTCAAGGACCATGCTGGGGGCCTTGCAGTGTGCAAATGGCCCACCCAAGTCAGACCTCTGGGTGGAAGACGGTTAGCCTGGGATCTTTGAAAGGACCTCCCCCTCTTGCTGCTTCATCATCACAATCATAAAGCCCATTACTGTTCTTCACGCCCTGTGCAAAGTTCTGCGTTCTGGATTCTCGGGTGTCACACGGCCCCACCCTTATAACCAATCCAAGTTATCCCCCCTACATGGCCATAGAAGGTTAATATAAAGAAACTGAGCCCATAGCCCAGAGGTTGACCAGCAACCAAACTGAAACTGGTAAGGAGGAAGATGTGGACGCCTTAGTTGCCAAAGAGGTATGGCAGAGAGTAAGACAGAGGTAACTGGATAGACTCCATAGTGTAAGACCCACTACACCTTTGAGAAGGAGGAGCCTCTGACTCCAGGTGATGCATGGACCTCTGGATGGGGGTGATGGGCCACCTTACTCCAAAGCTCATGAATAGAGTTCAGGGGATGGAGCTGGAACAACTTACTTCCCAACACTACAATTTTCCTGCGAGTGTCCTCACTCAAGAAGGGCTTCATGAGGTTGTATCCCACAGGGAACAGTTTGGTGGCTGGAGAGATATAAGCAAgtataatggggaaaaaaatgattccATCAGGCCATTCTCTCCATAACAGTCAGAGCCAACAGCATGGAGGAACCATGAATTAGGTTGGCAAGTTTCAATGCCCTGCACCTGACAAACCATCCAACCAACTAAGCCAACAAGCAGCCAACAAcccaccatccaaccatccaatgTATCACACAGCCAGCAGACCAGCCAACAAGCAGCCAACAAcccaccatccaaccatccaacgTATCAAACAGCCAGCAGACCAGCCAACAAGCAGCCAACAAcccaccatccaaccatccaacgTATCACACAGCAGACCAGCCAACAAGCAGCCAACAAcccaccatccaaccatccaacaTATCAAACAGCCAGCAGACCAGCCAACAAGCAGCCAACAAcccaccatccaaccatccaacaTATCACACAGCCAGCAGACCAGCCAACAAGCAGCCAATCAATTCTCATCAACCCATCAACCAGCCTACCAATCAACTAGCCACCCGACCAAATAATCAAACCCTACCAAACCAATTGACACGTCAGTCAATCAGAAAACCAATCAGTTAAACAACCAGCTAACTGCCCAACCAACTgccttttccagtcagtcaatcATTCAAATAACCAACCATCCAACCAGCCAACCAACCAGCAGTCAACCTTCCACAATCCCACCAAACCAACTAACCAGTCTGCCAACTAGACACTCACCCTCATAGCCAACCAAAATGCTAACTAGTCACTCAATCAGTCTACCAAACTAACAACTATCCAACTAGCCAATCAGATATGCAATCAACCACCAGGCAGTCAACTAGTCAGCTAACCAACTGGCCAGTTAAACAGACAACAGATGAAGCAATGAGTCAACCAGTCCAGTCAACCACCAACATACAACCATCTTTCCATCAATCCACCCACCCAGATAACAACTACCCAAATACTATTGAGTTCCCACCTGGCCCCAAGCCTGTGAGGGATACAATAGAAGTGAAGAATCAAAGGCTTTGCCTTCAAGGAGTAGACAACTCAAGGAAAGCAGGATGAATACATAAAGCTAACTGGAGGCTCAGAAGGCAGTAGGCAGGAAAGGCCAGACTGGGCTGTGCCAGCTGCCAATGGGAGAGGCAGTTTGAGGAGGGAGAGATAGACGTGGGTAGGAGAGGTGAGCGGGGATTCCTGGACAAGCTAGGGTTGGGGCTGCCTTTTCTTGCAGGAAAACCAACCATAGAATTTACTGTTTATGGAGAACTTACTCTGTTCTAGGCACTCTGAGTGATTTGCATGCAGCCAAGCAACCAACCTGCCTCTCTGCTTCCGGGAAAGAAGGCACTATTACTGTCCCCAGAGTTCAGATAAGGGACTGGAGGCACAGAGGAGTGCAGTCACCTGCCACACACCTTTCACAATGAGCATGAACTTCAGGGTCTCTGGGTAATTCTCTTCAAGGAGGCCAAAGAACTGTGGAATCAAGAAAGACCCCATCAGAGCCCATACCTCCTCTTCGCCTACCCCCGTCCCTTTGCAACCTCCCCTTGGAGGTTTCAGAAGGCTGCGGAGGGATTCCCTTCTTTCCATCACTTCCATGGTCCCTGGAGGAAACCTCTCCACAGACTATTGTGACCACACTCTCATAATAATTACATAATATTAACCATCTTTAGAATAAATCTTGTATTTATTCTATTCTGTACTACTATTCAACAGTAGTACAGTGATAATAATGGCTACTGTTCATTGCTTGTTCACCACTGGGGCTTCAcgggtagtggtaaagaatccacctgccaacgcagcagatgcaggagacacagcctcggtccctgggtcggggaggtcccctggagtaggaaatgacaacccattccagtattctcatctggagaatcccaaggactgaggagcctagtgggctacagtccatggggtcacagagagtcggtcACGATGGAGCGAGTGAGAAAGCACACTTGTTTGCCAAGCGCGGTGTGTGCAGTTTATGTATCAACTCACAGAAGTGTGGCTATGTCCCTTTGGAGTGCAGACAATCAGTACCCCCACTGTGTAGGTGAGGACAATGGAGCATGGCGGGACAGAGTGACTTGCCCATGTCACAGAGCAGAGGTGACAGGGCAGGGGACGGTTTGTTGGAAGCTGCCCCTGTGGCGTCAGTACGTGCTGTTCCCAAGGCCTGTTCTGTGCAGTCTTCGGGAAACACAGTGATGGGGCCTGGGCTGCAGTGGTGGAAAGGCCACCACCTGTCACTAGATCCTGGCTCTGAGTGAGCAGCCAGTCACTGCTGGGCAAGCTGGTGGTTAAAGCAAGCAGGGCCACCCGGGGCCTTTGCTCACCTCCTGGTACACTTCCACCAGGGGTTTCCAGAAGTGCTTCAGCCCCAGCCCCTCGCAGTCGAATATCATCACGATGGTCTCAATCTTCCTCCCCAGCTGCAAGGACAAGAGCAAGGATCGGGGTGCAGGCTCAGAACTGGGAGATGGTGCCTCAGCACGTGACCCCAGGGCTTCTCCCGGCTCCCTGCTCTGTCCTCAGAGGAATGAGCAGACAGAACGGTGACTGCATTTACCATCCGCCCATCCACTGTCCATCACCCATTCATCATCCATCCACCCTCCACCTGCCTATCAACCCATCCATTAATTGACCCACCTATTCATCAATTCACCCATCCTTCCCTTCATACGGCTGTTCATTTATCCACTCATCCCTCCATTTGTccagctaatatttattaaaaacctATGTTGAGCCAGGCACTGTTGAGTATGGCATATAGCTCAATAATCCAGAGTTCTTATCCTTAGAGTTCAGTCTGGCTGGGGAGACTGACCAGCAACTGGGTCACCACGGTCCTGAGCTGAGAGCCGCGACTGGATGCACAGAGGTGTAGGGTGCACGTTAACCCAGATGGGGGCCTCAGCGAAGGGGACGGTCTGAGCCTTGAAAGATGGATAGGGCAGAGCCAGTGGAGGTGTGGGGGGAACGTGTGTGTGCTGGGGGTCGGATTATCCCAAAGAAGGAGCAGCAAGGGCAAAGACTCAGAGGGAATCATAGGAGCTAGCATTGCTGAGAGGCCCCAGGTGCCGGCCACATGCTCTGTTATATAACTTCATCTCTGCAACCATTATTATTTGTCAGTTTTGGAGGTGAGgagacaggctcagagaggggtgAGGTGACTTTCCAACGTGGCACAGCTGGGACATGTTGGAGCTGGTGTGTGAGCCCAGAGCCCTCTGACCGGGATGTTGAGGGCGTAGGTGTGTTCCTGGGACTGTGGGCCCGGGCGGCCTCACCCGCTCGGTCTGCAGGTCACACTCGTGCAGGATGCGCTCACAGTCCCTCATCTTGGTCTTGAGCAGGTCCTGCTTGGTGACCGAGAAGAGCAGGCCCTTGGGGTCCAGCGGCCCGATGATGTCGTACCACACGGGGCAGCCGTCTCGGTCATAGCCACACAGGCCTCCAGGCATGTACTTCTGGATCACCTGCGTGAGGCCAGACACATGGAACTGGGCGGTGTGCAACCTCCCAGAGACCGccgtgggcttcccttgtggaaaagatggaaaagaatccgcctgcagtgcaggagacccgggtttgatccctggactgggaagatcccctggaggagggcatggctaaaccactccagtattcttgcccggagaatcccatggatggaggagactggtgggctgcagtccatgaggtcgcaaagagttggacccgattAAGCGACCAAGCCCAGAGATtgccgccccaccccgccccctcgcCAAACCAGGCTGCCCTGGGTGGTCTGAACCTATACACACCGTGGTACAAGCACCTTCCCTTCCCTGGAGGGTGGCCCTACGTCCAGGTGAGAAAGCTGAGGGGCTTGCAGGGG contains:
- the SEC14L3 gene encoding SEC14-like protein 3 isoform X2, which gives rise to MLRKYMEFRKTMDIDHILEWQPPEVIQKYMPGGLCGYDRDGCPVWYDIIGPLDPKGLLFSVTKQDLLKTKMRDCERILHECDLQTERLGRKIETIVMIFDCEGLGLKHFWKPLVEVYQEFFGLLEENYPETLKFMLIVKATKLFPVGYNLMKPFLSEDTRRKIVVLGSNWKEGLLKLISPEQLPAQFGGTLTDPDGNPKCLTKINYGGEIPKSMYVRDQVKTQYEHSAQISRGSSHQVEYEILFPGCVLRWQFASDGGDIGFGVFLKTKMGERQRAAEMTEVLASQRYNAHMVPEDGSLTCTEAGVYVLRFDNTYSFVHAKKVSFTVEVLLPDEGMQKYDKELTPV
- the SEC14L3 gene encoding SEC14-like protein 3; the protein is MSGRVGDLSPKQAESLAKFRENVQDVLPALPNPDDYFLLRWLRARNFDLQKSEAMLRKYMEFRKTMDIDHILEWQPPEVIQKYMPGGLCGYDRDGCPVWYDIIGPLDPKGLLFSVTKQDLLKTKMRDCERILHECDLQTERLGRKIETIVMIFDCEGLGLKHFWKPLVEVYQEFFGLLEENYPETLKFMLIVKATKLFPVGYNLMKPFLSEDTRRKIVVLGSNWKEGLLKLISPEQLPAQFGGTLTDPDGNPKCLTKINYGGEIPKSMYVRDQVKTQYEHSAQISRGSSHQVEYEILFPGCVLRWQFASDGGDIGFGVFLKTKMGERQRAAEMTEVLASQRYNAHMVPEDGSLTCTEAGVYVLRFDNTYSFVHAKKVSFTVEVLLPDEGMQKYDKELTPV
- the SEC14L3 gene encoding SEC14-like protein 3 isoform X3 produces the protein MSGRVGDLSPKQAESLAKFRENVQDVLPALPNPDDYFLLRWLRARNFDLQKSEAMLRKYMEFRKTMDIDHILEWQPPELGRKIETIVMIFDCEGLGLKHFWKPLVEVYQEFFGLLEENYPETLKFMLIVKATKLFPVGYNLMKPFLSEDTRRKIVVLGSNWKEGLLKLISPEQLPAQFGGTLTDPDGNPKCLTKINYGGEIPKSMYVRDQVKTQYEHSAQISRGSSHQVEYEILFPGCVLRWQFASDGGDIGFGVFLKTKMGERQRAAEMTEVLASQRYNAHMVPEDGSLTCTEAGVYVLRFDNTYSFVHAKKVSFTVEVLLPDEGMQKYDKELTPV